In a genomic window of Mycolicibacillus parakoreensis:
- a CDS encoding exodeoxyribonuclease VII small subunit → MAGEHTDETGTTPISALGYEQCRDELIEVVRVLELGGLSLDESLTLWERGESLAKRCEEHLAGARKRVADVLDAEDADPGGDDDDLQ, encoded by the coding sequence ATGGCCGGTGAGCACACCGACGAGACCGGTACGACACCCATTAGCGCCCTGGGCTACGAGCAGTGCCGCGACGAGCTGATCGAGGTGGTGCGGGTGCTCGAACTCGGCGGGCTCAGCCTCGACGAGTCGTTGACCCTGTGGGAGCGGGGGGAGTCCCTGGCCAAACGCTGCGAGGAGCACCTGGCCGGAGCCCGCAAACGGGTGGCCGACGTCCTCGACGCCGAGGACGCCGATCCCGGCGGTGACGACGATGACCTGCAGTGA
- a CDS encoding OsmC family protein, producing the protein MTTSTSHLGDLIAATDAAIGADPANAHAVFTATALAHDAVASTVTLGRYRVEVDEPPALGGEGSAPNPVEYYLASLLSCQIVTWQFWAQKLGIAVEDISASAEGDLDVRGFFGFDDAVRPGFSAVRVAVTVTGPEPEERYQELLAVVEKHCPVLDLTLNPTAVHTTVAKSGR; encoded by the coding sequence GTGACCACCTCAACGAGCCATCTGGGCGACCTCATCGCCGCCACCGACGCGGCGATCGGCGCCGACCCGGCCAACGCGCACGCGGTGTTCACCGCGACCGCCCTCGCCCACGATGCGGTGGCCAGCACCGTCACCCTGGGGCGCTATCGGGTGGAGGTCGACGAGCCGCCCGCCCTCGGCGGGGAGGGCAGCGCGCCCAACCCGGTCGAGTACTACCTCGCCTCGCTGCTGTCCTGCCAGATCGTCACCTGGCAGTTCTGGGCGCAGAAGCTCGGCATCGCGGTCGAGGACATCTCGGCGAGCGCGGAGGGCGATCTCGACGTGCGCGGCTTCTTCGGCTTCGACGACGCGGTGCGCCCGGGTTTCAGCGCGGTGCGGGTGGCGGTCACGGTGACCGGCCCGGAACCCGAGGAGCGCTACCAGGAGCTGCTGGCCGTGGTGGAGAAGCACTGCCCGGTGCTGGATCTGACGCTGAACCCGACCGCGGTGCACACCACCGTGGCCAAATCCGGCCGCTGA
- a CDS encoding MFS transporter: MSSPAAPRRMDRRLVLVMALITGLVVANSYYAQPLVGTIAAEFGASTTSVGLIVTASQVGYAIGLALLVPLGDLMERRRLLTVMLLGTAVCLVGMACAPNWPVLAGAAILVGLGSVVGQVLVPFAATLAYEEERGRVIGSVMTGLLLGILLSRVAAGLIAGVAGWRAVFVVAAVLMLVCCALVRTLPVRPPDVQMGYARLLASVIAIVREEPVLRLRIVYGMATYACFGVFWTSIGFVLAGGVYGWSDTQIGLFTLFGVAGAVAAKFAGALADRGYARWQTGVFVAVTAASFLLLWIGQTQVVAMAVGVALLDLGIQGTHISNQSIFYPLRPEARSRLNTAYMTSYFAAGSLGSVASAIVYGAFGWGAVCLLGAAFPVIGTAVWVVEMLRSDGPADSVEQDLDLAAELIPGGEREDVAAPK, encoded by the coding sequence ATGTCTTCCCCCGCGGCGCCCCGGCGCATGGACCGGCGGCTGGTGCTGGTCATGGCGCTGATCACCGGGCTGGTGGTGGCCAACAGCTACTACGCCCAACCGCTGGTGGGCACCATCGCCGCCGAGTTCGGCGCCTCGACCACCAGCGTCGGACTGATCGTCACGGCCAGCCAGGTCGGATATGCCATCGGCCTGGCGTTGCTGGTGCCGCTCGGTGACCTGATGGAACGGCGACGGCTGCTGACGGTGATGCTGCTGGGCACCGCGGTGTGCCTGGTGGGCATGGCGTGCGCGCCGAACTGGCCGGTGCTGGCCGGCGCGGCGATCCTGGTCGGGCTGGGCTCGGTGGTCGGGCAGGTGCTGGTGCCGTTCGCCGCCACCCTGGCCTACGAGGAGGAACGCGGCCGGGTGATCGGCAGCGTGATGACCGGCCTGCTACTGGGCATCCTGCTGTCCCGGGTGGCGGCCGGGCTGATCGCCGGGGTTGCCGGGTGGCGAGCGGTGTTCGTCGTCGCGGCGGTGCTGATGCTGGTCTGCTGCGCGTTGGTGCGCACCCTGCCGGTGCGGCCCCCCGACGTCCAGATGGGGTACGCGCGTCTGCTCGCCTCGGTGATCGCGATCGTGCGCGAAGAACCGGTGCTGCGGTTGCGCATCGTCTACGGGATGGCGACCTACGCCTGTTTCGGGGTGTTCTGGACCAGCATCGGGTTCGTCCTGGCCGGCGGGGTCTACGGTTGGTCGGATACCCAGATCGGGTTGTTCACCCTGTTCGGGGTGGCCGGTGCGGTCGCGGCGAAGTTCGCCGGCGCGCTGGCCGACCGCGGCTACGCGCGGTGGCAGACCGGGGTGTTCGTGGCGGTGACCGCGGCGAGTTTCCTGCTGCTGTGGATCGGCCAGACCCAGGTGGTGGCGATGGCGGTCGGCGTGGCGCTGCTGGATCTGGGCATCCAGGGCACCCACATCAGCAACCAGAGCATCTTCTACCCGCTGCGTCCGGAGGCCCGAAGCCGGCTGAACACCGCGTACATGACCAGCTACTTCGCCGCCGGCTCGCTGGGCAGCGTGGCCTCGGCGATCGTCTACGGCGCCTTCGGCTGGGGCGCGGTCTGCCTGCTCGGTGCGGCGTTCCCGGTGATCGGGACCGCGGTGTGGGTCGTCGAGATGCTGCGCTCGGACGGCCCGGCCGACTCAGTCGAGCAGGACCTCGATCTCGCGGCCGAGCTGATACCCGGCGGTGAGCGGGAGGATGTCGCCGCTCCAAAATGA
- the ychF gene encoding redox-regulated ATPase YchF, translated as MSLSLGIVGLPNVGKSTLFNALTRNNALAANYPFATIEPNEGVVPLPDSRLATLAEIFGSQRILPAPVTFVDIAGIVKGASEGAGLGNKFLANIRECDAICQVVRVFADDDVVHVDGKVDPASDIEIIATELILADLQTLERALGRLEKEARTHKDRRPVYEAALAAQQVLDGGTTLFAAGPGAVDTTLLRELNLLTTKPFLYVFNADETVLTDAARIAELRELVAPADAVFLDAKIEAELAELDDESALELLESIGQTERGLDALARAGFHTLQLQTYLTAGPKEARAWTIRRGDTAPKAAGVIHTDFEKGFIKAEVVSFDDLVAAGSMAAAKAAGKVRIEGKDYVMADGDVVEFRFNV; from the coding sequence GTGAGTCTGAGCCTGGGGATCGTGGGACTGCCCAACGTCGGAAAATCAACGCTGTTCAACGCGTTGACCCGCAACAACGCGCTGGCGGCCAACTATCCGTTCGCCACCATCGAACCCAACGAGGGGGTGGTGCCGCTTCCGGACTCCCGGCTGGCGACGCTCGCGGAGATTTTCGGATCGCAGCGCATCCTGCCCGCCCCGGTGACGTTCGTCGACATCGCCGGCATCGTCAAGGGCGCCTCGGAAGGGGCGGGGCTGGGCAACAAGTTTTTGGCCAACATCCGCGAATGTGACGCGATCTGCCAGGTGGTGCGGGTCTTCGCCGACGACGACGTGGTGCACGTCGACGGCAAGGTCGACCCCGCCTCCGACATCGAGATCATCGCCACCGAGTTGATCCTGGCCGACCTGCAGACCCTGGAGCGCGCCCTGGGCCGGCTGGAGAAGGAGGCCCGCACCCACAAGGACCGCCGCCCGGTGTACGAGGCGGCGCTCGCCGCCCAGCAGGTGCTCGACGGCGGCACCACGCTGTTCGCCGCCGGTCCGGGTGCGGTGGACACCACGCTGCTGCGCGAGCTGAACCTGCTGACCACCAAACCGTTTCTGTACGTGTTCAACGCCGACGAGACGGTGCTCACCGACGCGGCGCGCATCGCCGAGCTGCGCGAGCTGGTCGCCCCGGCCGACGCGGTGTTCCTCGACGCCAAGATCGAAGCCGAGCTGGCCGAACTCGACGACGAGTCGGCGCTGGAGCTGCTGGAGTCGATCGGGCAGACCGAGCGCGGCCTCGATGCGCTGGCGCGCGCCGGCTTCCACACCCTGCAGCTGCAGACCTACCTGACCGCCGGGCCCAAGGAGGCCCGCGCCTGGACGATCCGCCGCGGCGATACCGCACCGAAGGCGGCCGGGGTGATCCACACCGACTTCGAGAAGGGCTTCATCAAGGCCGAGGTGGTCTCCTTCGACGACCTGGTCGCCGCCGGATCGATGGCCGCCGCGAAGGCCGCCGGCAAGGTCCGCATCGAGGGCAAGGACTACGTGATGGCCGACGGGGACGTGGTGGAGTTCCGGTTCAACGTCTGA
- a CDS encoding guanylate cyclase, with protein MSLAQALDATRTGDVWLFRGHTGPDRAIRALSNAPVNHVGMTVAIDDLPPLMWHAELGQKLLDVWTGTHHRGVQLNDARESVEQWVHGYGQRCWLRQLTPYAGREQEDRLLQVIARMDGTPFPSTARLTARWFRGRLPSAADWTRGIPVLDRKVREVGRRRREHRRTVGLQTAYCAETVAITYEEMGLIATDKESSWFDPGSFWSGDILPLTAGYQLGREIEVLLD; from the coding sequence GTGAGCCTGGCTCAGGCCCTCGACGCGACCCGCACCGGCGACGTCTGGCTGTTCCGCGGCCACACAGGCCCGGACCGGGCCATCCGGGCGCTGTCGAACGCCCCGGTGAACCACGTCGGGATGACCGTGGCCATCGACGACCTGCCCCCGCTGATGTGGCATGCCGAGCTCGGCCAGAAGCTGCTCGACGTGTGGACCGGAACCCACCACCGCGGGGTGCAGCTCAACGACGCCCGCGAGTCGGTCGAGCAGTGGGTGCACGGCTACGGCCAGCGGTGTTGGCTGCGTCAGCTCACCCCGTACGCCGGCCGGGAGCAGGAGGACCGGCTGCTGCAGGTCATCGCCCGTATGGACGGCACCCCGTTCCCGTCGACGGCGCGGCTGACCGCACGCTGGTTTCGCGGGCGGCTGCCCAGCGCCGCCGACTGGACCCGCGGCATCCCGGTGCTCGACCGCAAGGTGCGCGAGGTCGGTCGGCGGCGCCGGGAACACCGGCGCACGGTGGGCCTGCAGACCGCCTACTGCGCCGAGACGGTGGCCATCACCTACGAGGAGATGGGGCTGATCGCCACCGACAAGGAGTCCAGCTGGTTTGACCCCGGATCATTTTGGAGCGGCGACATCCTCCCGCTCACCGCCGGGTATCAGCTCGGCCGCGAGATCGAGGTCCTGCTCGACTGA
- a CDS encoding 4-hydroxy-3-methylbut-2-enyl diphosphate reductase, producing MPPTVNMGIPGAASSLVARRSGKQVLLAEPRGYCAGVDRAVETVERALEKHGAPVYVRHEIVHNRHVVDTLAAAGAVFVDETDEVPEGAIVVFSAHGVAPTVHESAAERELQVIDATCPLVTKVHNEAKRFARADYDILLIGHEGHEEVIGTAGEAPDHVQLVDGPDAVDSVVVRDEDKVVWLSQTTLSVDETMETVHRLRERFPRLQDPPSDDICYATQNRQTAVKAMAPECELVIVVGSRNSSNSMRLVEVALGAGCPAAHLVDYAGDIEESWLDGVQSVGVTSGASVPEVLVRGVLDTLAEHGYGTVQPVTTANETLVFALPREIRPARR from the coding sequence ATGCCGCCGACCGTCAATATGGGGATCCCCGGTGCGGCCAGTTCGCTGGTCGCGCGCCGCTCCGGGAAACAGGTGCTGCTCGCCGAGCCGCGCGGGTACTGCGCGGGCGTGGACCGGGCGGTGGAGACGGTGGAACGCGCGCTGGAGAAACACGGGGCGCCGGTCTATGTGCGCCACGAGATCGTGCACAACCGCCACGTGGTGGACACCCTGGCCGCCGCCGGCGCGGTCTTCGTCGACGAAACCGACGAGGTGCCCGAGGGCGCGATCGTGGTGTTCTCCGCCCACGGGGTGGCGCCCACCGTGCACGAGTCGGCCGCCGAACGCGAACTGCAGGTCATCGACGCCACCTGCCCGCTGGTCACCAAGGTGCACAACGAGGCGAAACGGTTCGCCCGCGCCGACTACGACATCCTGCTGATCGGCCACGAGGGCCACGAGGAGGTCATCGGCACCGCCGGTGAGGCCCCCGACCACGTGCAGTTGGTCGACGGCCCCGACGCGGTCGACTCGGTGGTGGTGCGCGACGAGGACAAGGTGGTGTGGCTGTCGCAGACCACCTTGAGCGTCGACGAGACGATGGAGACCGTGCACCGGTTGCGGGAGCGGTTCCCCCGGCTGCAGGACCCGCCCAGCGACGACATCTGCTACGCCACCCAGAACCGTCAGACCGCGGTCAAGGCCATGGCCCCGGAGTGTGAGCTGGTCATCGTGGTGGGGTCGCGCAACTCGTCGAACTCCATGCGGCTGGTGGAGGTGGCGCTGGGGGCCGGGTGCCCGGCCGCGCACCTGGTGGATTACGCCGGCGACATCGAGGAGAGCTGGCTCGACGGGGTCCAGTCGGTGGGCGTGACCTCCGGGGCGTCGGTGCCCGAGGTGCTGGTCCGCGGTGTGCTCGACACGCTGGCCGAGCACGGTTACGGCACCGTGCAGCCGGTGACCACCGCCAACGAGACGCTGGTGTTCGCCCTGCCCCGCGAGATCCGCCCGGCTCGACGCTAG
- a CDS encoding lipid droplet-associated protein: MSSAPYGVRLLVGAATIAVEETRKLPRNVLMYPMTLASQAAHLVMLVQQNIAEVVIKGDSTLETLFPPKDEQPEWAVFDEDLPEAADGAPPEPAGDTAAGNGERRTPGRFALYSTAEGQADDNRPQPGGGSPPEKTPAVVTELNYAGLTLAQLRARLTSLSVEDLQTLLDYEESTKARAPFQTLLANRITRVSTK, translated from the coding sequence ATGTCTAGTGCACCGTACGGGGTCCGACTGCTGGTCGGCGCGGCGACGATCGCCGTCGAGGAGACCCGCAAACTGCCGCGAAACGTCCTGATGTATCCGATGACGCTGGCCAGTCAGGCGGCCCACCTGGTGATGCTGGTGCAGCAGAACATCGCCGAAGTGGTCATCAAGGGCGACTCCACGCTCGAGACGCTGTTCCCGCCGAAGGATGAGCAGCCCGAGTGGGCGGTCTTCGACGAGGATCTGCCCGAGGCCGCCGACGGCGCCCCGCCCGAACCGGCCGGCGACACGGCGGCCGGCAACGGGGAGCGCCGCACCCCGGGCCGTTTCGCGCTGTACTCGACGGCCGAGGGCCAGGCCGACGACAACCGGCCGCAGCCCGGCGGGGGGTCGCCGCCGGAGAAGACCCCGGCGGTGGTCACCGAGTTGAACTACGCGGGCCTGACCCTGGCCCAGCTGCGGGCCCGGCTGACGTCGTTGAGCGTCGAGGATCTGCAGACGCTGCTGGACTACGAGGAATCCACCAAGGCGCGGGCCCCGTTCCAGACGCTGCTCGCCAACAGGATCACCCGCGTGTCGACCAAGTGA
- a CDS encoding LysR family transcriptional regulator, which translates to MELRQLRHFVAVADVGHFTRAADDLAISQSGLSASIRALERHLGLPVFERTTRSVVVTAAGRVLLGHARRLLREAAAAESAIAALRGTDAGMLALGVVQTFTAVDLPATIARLHDRHPAVQVVLREAPTRDLLDVLEAGELDLAFVALDATPLPAGLVSLRDYPETLVVVVGPDHRLAGRARVRLTDLAAEPFVEFQAGLGLQTAVAALFTAAAVTRRIAFRTSQMDQALSLVRHGLGIAVVPEPVARRSGLPVIGVHPLGPGPGQGGAPPSRRLALAARTREPTNPVARAFLELLPR; encoded by the coding sequence ATGGAGCTCAGACAGCTGCGCCACTTCGTCGCCGTCGCCGACGTGGGCCATTTCACGCGCGCCGCCGACGACCTGGCGATCTCCCAGTCCGGGCTCAGCGCCTCGATCCGGGCGCTGGAACGCCACCTGGGCCTGCCGGTGTTCGAGCGCACCACCCGCTCGGTGGTGGTGACCGCCGCCGGGCGGGTGCTGCTCGGCCACGCCCGCCGGCTGCTGCGGGAGGCGGCGGCCGCCGAGAGCGCGATCGCCGCGCTGCGCGGCACCGACGCGGGGATGCTGGCGCTGGGGGTGGTGCAGACCTTCACCGCGGTCGACCTGCCCGCCACCATCGCCCGGCTGCACGACCGCCACCCGGCCGTGCAGGTGGTGCTGCGCGAGGCGCCCACCCGTGACCTGCTGGACGTGCTGGAGGCCGGCGAGCTCGACCTGGCGTTCGTCGCCCTGGATGCCACGCCGCTGCCGGCGGGGCTGGTGTCGCTGCGCGACTACCCGGAGACCCTGGTGGTCGTCGTCGGTCCCGACCACCGGCTGGCCGGGCGCGCCCGGGTGCGGCTGACCGACCTCGCCGCCGAGCCGTTCGTGGAGTTCCAGGCCGGTCTGGGGCTGCAGACCGCGGTGGCCGCATTGTTCACCGCCGCCGCGGTCACCCGCCGGATCGCGTTTCGGACCAGCCAGATGGATCAGGCGCTGAGCCTGGTGCGCCACGGGCTGGGGATCGCCGTGGTGCCCGAACCGGTCGCGCGCCGCAGCGGCCTGCCGGTCATCGGCGTGCACCCGCTCGGGCCCGGCCCAGGGCAGGGCGGGGCACCGCCGAGTCGTCGGTTGGCGTTGGCCGCGCGCACCCGCGAGCCGACCAACCCGGTGGCCCGGGCGTTTCTGGAGTTGCTGCCGCGGTGA
- the xseA gene encoding exodeoxyribonuclease VII large subunit, whose translation MTATPPGGSAQNPFPVRAVAVRVKNWIDRLGTVWVEGQLTQINLRPNTRTAFMVLRDPAADMSLTVTCSPALVSSAPVKLTEGTQVVVCGKPNFYTGRGTFSLRLTEIRAVGIGELLARIDRLRRLLDAEGLFDPRLKRPIPFLPNRIGLITGRASAAERDVTAVASDRWPEVRFTIRNTAVQGPTAVAQVVAALQELDADPEVDVIVIARGGGSVEDLLPFSDETLCRAIAAVTTPVVSAVGHEPDTPLCDLVADLRAATPTDAAKQIVPDTAAEQALLDELRRRGAQALRNWVTRERRALQHLRSRPVLADPLAALSARADEIARARAAVRREAGRVVAAEADRIGHLSARLSTLGPAATLARGYAVVQVMPTAGADAEPAVVHRVADAPAGARLRIRVADGAVTAVSEGSNDGR comes from the coding sequence GTGACCGCCACGCCCCCAGGCGGTTCGGCGCAGAATCCGTTCCCGGTGCGCGCGGTCGCCGTCCGCGTCAAAAACTGGATCGACCGGCTCGGCACCGTGTGGGTGGAGGGCCAACTCACGCAGATCAACCTGCGCCCCAACACCAGAACGGCATTCATGGTGCTGCGCGATCCGGCCGCCGACATGTCGCTGACCGTGACGTGCTCGCCCGCCCTGGTGTCGAGCGCCCCGGTGAAGCTGACCGAGGGCACCCAGGTGGTGGTCTGCGGCAAACCCAATTTCTACACCGGACGCGGCACGTTCTCGTTGCGGCTCACCGAGATTCGCGCGGTAGGCATCGGTGAACTGCTCGCCCGTATCGATCGGTTGCGTCGCCTGCTGGACGCCGAGGGACTCTTCGACCCGCGGCTGAAACGCCCGATCCCGTTCTTGCCCAACAGAATCGGACTGATCACCGGGCGGGCCAGCGCCGCCGAACGTGACGTGACCGCCGTGGCGTCCGACCGGTGGCCGGAGGTCCGGTTCACGATCCGCAACACCGCCGTGCAGGGCCCCACCGCGGTCGCCCAGGTGGTGGCGGCCCTGCAGGAACTCGACGCCGACCCGGAGGTCGACGTCATCGTCATCGCCCGTGGCGGTGGCAGCGTGGAGGATCTGCTGCCGTTCTCCGACGAGACGCTGTGCCGCGCGATCGCGGCGGTGACCACCCCGGTGGTCAGCGCCGTCGGACACGAACCCGACACCCCGCTCTGCGATCTGGTCGCCGACCTGCGGGCGGCCACCCCCACCGACGCGGCCAAACAGATCGTGCCCGACACCGCCGCCGAACAGGCGCTGCTCGACGAGTTGCGGCGGCGCGGCGCCCAGGCGCTGCGCAACTGGGTCACCCGTGAGCGGCGGGCGCTGCAGCACCTGCGCAGCCGCCCGGTGCTCGCCGACCCGCTGGCGGCGCTGAGCGCGCGCGCCGACGAGATCGCCCGGGCCCGCGCCGCGGTCCGCCGCGAGGCCGGCCGGGTGGTGGCCGCCGAAGCCGACCGGATCGGCCATCTGTCGGCCCGGCTGAGCACCCTGGGGCCGGCGGCCACCCTGGCCCGCGGCTACGCCGTGGTCCAGGTGATGCCCACCGCGGGCGCCGATGCCGAGCCGGCGGTGGTGCACCGAGTGGCCGACGCCCCGGCCGGTGCCCGGCTGCGGATTCGGGTGGCCGACGGCGCCGTGACGGCGGTGAGTGAGGGGAGCAACGATGGCCGGTGA
- a CDS encoding DHA2 family efflux MFS transporter permease subunit, translated as MAAPDRHSATTAREVSSPSTDRPPRAGLTIGILVLAAFTMFLNETVLAVALKTLSENLALPIATVQWVTSVFLLTMAVVIPITGYLLQRFDERQVFFASTGLFSIGTLVCAVAPGIEILIVGRVLQAGGTALIMPLLMTTVMRLIALGRRGTVLGTITIVIAVAPALGPTAGGFVLGSLSWRWLFWIVLPIMLTVIIVGAVALRPAHPGARCELDVASIPLVAVGFGGLVYGLSAIGESSGGIDLTAVAALLFGLVAIGGFIARQLRLQRHGRALLDLRVFTHQRFRVGVGVVGLLFVCLLAVSAVLLPIYLQTVLGRTPMATGLVLLPGGLALGLLGPVVGRVYDRVGARAPVIAGTAVTTAALGMLALLGEGTPVWFVVTANLVLMIGISGVMTPLNTDALSALPEHLYSHGAAILTTVQQVAGTIGIALFVTIATRTSRSLAEAPDATGLHRAFAAMVLFGLAALALSFCVRRPRPGSVGADER; from the coding sequence TTGGCAGCCCCCGACAGGCATTCGGCGACGACCGCCCGCGAGGTGTCCTCCCCGAGCACGGACCGTCCACCGCGTGCGGGGCTGACGATCGGCATCCTGGTTTTGGCGGCCTTCACGATGTTCCTCAACGAGACGGTCCTCGCCGTCGCGCTGAAGACCCTCAGCGAGAACCTCGCCCTGCCGATAGCGACCGTGCAGTGGGTGACCAGCGTCTTCCTGCTCACGATGGCCGTGGTCATCCCCATCACCGGATATCTGCTGCAGCGCTTCGACGAACGTCAGGTGTTCTTCGCCTCCACCGGGCTGTTCTCGATCGGCACCCTCGTGTGCGCGGTGGCCCCCGGCATCGAGATCCTCATCGTCGGCCGTGTCCTGCAAGCCGGCGGCACCGCGCTCATCATGCCGTTGCTGATGACGACCGTCATGCGGCTGATCGCCCTCGGGCGGCGGGGAACCGTGCTCGGCACGATCACGATCGTGATCGCCGTCGCGCCCGCGCTCGGGCCGACGGCCGGCGGGTTCGTACTCGGATCGCTGAGCTGGCGCTGGCTGTTCTGGATCGTGCTGCCCATCATGCTCACCGTGATCATCGTCGGAGCGGTCGCCCTGCGGCCTGCCCACCCGGGTGCGCGCTGCGAGCTCGACGTGGCCTCGATCCCGCTCGTCGCCGTCGGCTTCGGAGGACTCGTCTACGGACTGTCCGCCATCGGCGAGTCGAGCGGGGGCATCGACCTCACCGCCGTCGCGGCGCTGCTGTTCGGGCTCGTCGCGATCGGCGGATTCATCGCGCGGCAACTGCGCCTGCAGAGGCACGGCCGCGCACTGCTCGACCTGCGGGTCTTCACCCATCAGCGGTTTCGGGTCGGGGTCGGCGTCGTCGGACTGCTGTTCGTCTGCCTGCTGGCGGTCAGCGCGGTGCTGCTGCCGATCTACCTGCAGACGGTGCTGGGGCGGACCCCGATGGCCACCGGGCTGGTCCTGCTTCCCGGCGGGCTCGCGCTGGGTCTTCTGGGGCCGGTCGTCGGTCGCGTCTACGACAGGGTCGGTGCACGGGCCCCGGTCATCGCCGGCACAGCGGTGACGACCGCGGCTCTGGGCATGCTGGCCCTGCTCGGCGAGGGCACACCGGTGTGGTTCGTCGTCACGGCGAACCTCGTGCTCATGATCGGGATCAGCGGCGTGATGACCCCGCTCAACACCGACGCGCTCTCGGCGCTGCCCGAACACCTCTACTCCCATGGCGCCGCGATCCTCACGACCGTCCAGCAGGTGGCCGGGACGATCGGCATCGCCCTGTTCGTCACCATCGCCACGCGGACGTCGCGCAGTCTCGCCGAGGCGCCGGATGCGACCGGACTGCATCGCGCCTTCGCCGCGATGGTGTTGTTCGGCCTCGCGGCGCTGGCGCTCTCCTTCTGTGTTCGCCGTCCTCGGCCCGGTTCCGTCGGCGCCGATGAACGGTGA
- a CDS encoding DUF1801 domain-containing protein — MSSKDEKNLTQVIDKISSMEEPRRSVVQRVHDVIVAAAPGLKPRIWYGMPAYAMSASTPALVTLRNDERLNLALTEKADFRPAGGVDGTLMPAAWYFETVDAQTEKRIVEIVRSVIA, encoded by the coding sequence ATGTCATCGAAGGACGAGAAGAACCTAACCCAGGTCATCGACAAGATCTCGAGCATGGAAGAGCCACGGCGGTCGGTCGTGCAACGGGTGCACGACGTCATCGTCGCCGCTGCTCCTGGTCTCAAGCCGCGGATCTGGTACGGAATGCCCGCCTACGCGATGTCGGCGAGCACGCCCGCACTCGTGACGCTGCGCAACGACGAGCGGCTGAATCTGGCGCTCACCGAGAAGGCCGACTTCCGGCCGGCGGGAGGCGTCGACGGGACGTTGATGCCGGCTGCCTGGTACTTCGAGACGGTAGACGCGCAAACGGAGAAGCGAATTGTGGAGATCGTCCGCTCGGTGATCGCCTGA
- a CDS encoding DUF6542 domain-containing protein, whose product MSAQRARWAVSAEHRSAHPGIAGVPWWGAIVLAVALTTVGFAVDAAAGDKQLTTVFAALYALGCVVAVLAVQQSGLFTAVIQPPLLLFCSVPGAYFLFHGAHVSGLKNLLINCGYPLIERFPLMLFTSAVVLIIGAIRWLLAAVGHGAATAEAPAEAGPVAPAGPGLVESLVGRLTSLWGGGSEETTDRASRPRRHTIDRTARRGARRPPTDRAGRLRRPRSADTVDLEGQRPPRRRPRPGVGQDPERPVRSRRPRPAAGYGEAERPRRQRPRRDGDTVPPRPRRPRDPLRQPGRAGEPDRRAARYDPYETMDRQPPPRRPRVPSAPAADGTHHPISRVRYRGSGSGDAAPGRRMRDADPADSWQYDI is encoded by the coding sequence GTGTCAGCACAGCGTGCCCGGTGGGCGGTGAGCGCCGAGCACCGCTCCGCGCATCCCGGTATTGCAGGGGTGCCGTGGTGGGGAGCGATCGTGCTCGCGGTCGCGTTGACCACCGTCGGGTTCGCCGTCGACGCCGCCGCCGGCGACAAGCAATTGACCACCGTGTTCGCCGCGCTCTATGCGCTCGGCTGTGTCGTCGCGGTCCTCGCGGTCCAGCAGTCGGGGCTGTTCACCGCGGTGATCCAGCCACCGCTGCTTCTGTTCTGCAGCGTGCCGGGCGCCTATTTCCTGTTCCACGGCGCGCACGTCTCCGGGTTGAAGAACCTGCTGATCAACTGCGGCTATCCGCTCATCGAACGGTTTCCGCTGATGCTGTTCACCTCCGCGGTGGTGCTGATCATCGGGGCGATCCGGTGGCTGCTCGCCGCGGTGGGACACGGCGCGGCGACCGCCGAGGCGCCCGCCGAGGCCGGCCCGGTCGCCCCGGCGGGCCCCGGCCTGGTGGAGTCGCTGGTGGGCAGACTCACCTCGCTGTGGGGTGGCGGCTCGGAGGAGACCACCGATCGCGCCTCCCGTCCCCGCCGACACACCATCGACCGCACCGCGCGCCGCGGTGCGCGCCGCCCGCCCACCGACCGGGCCGGTCGGCTGCGGCGCCCCCGCAGCGCCGACACCGTGGATCTGGAGGGCCAACGGCCCCCGCGGCGGCGCCCCCGCCCCGGCGTCGGCCAGGACCCCGAGCGCCCGGTGCGGTCCCGCCGGCCCCGGCCCGCGGCCGGCTACGGCGAGGCCGAACGGCCGCGACGGCAACGGCCCCGCCGCGACGGCGACACGGTCCCGCCGCGGCCGCGCCGCCCGCGCGACCCGCTGCGCCAGCCGGGCCGCGCCGGTGAGCCCGACCGTCGTGCCGCCCGGTATGACCCGTACGAGACGATGGACCGCCAGCCGCCACCGCGGCGACCGCGGGTGCCGAGCGCACCGGCCGCCGACGGCACCCATCATCCGATCTCGCGGGTGCGCTACCGCGGCTCCGGCTCCGGCGACGCCGCACCGGGTCGGCGCATGCGTGACGCGGACCCCGCCGATTCCTGGCAGTACGACATCTGA